CATTTTCACCaataataagcctttggtgttaatgtaagtttataaatgaaaaactacagatagaatgcaggagaatgttattctgataaCCGctgcagcacaagtcacaactggcggaggggggggaaggggatacaagggagcctttgtttacaaccatgtgtgtggactatcaggtatttttttgagtaaatcaaacttttgcattcgagtattgaaaagtttgagtatttagacgttcgattattgagtctccactgtatataatgAGTAGTTAGGAGGTGATTAGTTGGAAGTGAGTGGTAGTGATTGATGTAGGCTAAGTCATGAGctgtgttaatggtgagtgaTGAACTATATGTTACTGAGGACTGCTGAGGAATATTACTGATGACTCTTGAGTGGTGGGAAATGTTGGTTGCTGTGAGTATTGAGAGCCAGACTGAGTTGTTGATTAGTAATGAGTTGTTATTGTGATGGTAAAATATTATGTATTGTCTTACAGTGGAGCTGTGTACATGACATCCAGGATCTTGGTGTCACTGTCTGTAAGGACCAGGATGAGGATGATGCACCTTCTCATAATATCTCATATGATGACGTGCCTGCCTCCACTCCTGAGCCTGAGGTACAGCTGGCAGCCTCTCCCGGCCGGCCCatgggcagcagcagtagcagtagcagcagcagcagcagcagcagcagtagtagtgccaGTGTTGGAATCAGTGGTGAGAGCAGCAGTGGCAATGGCAATTTGCACTTGTCTGTGACCTTCAGCCCGCGAATGGAGATTACGTTGCGCCACAGTCCCCAGGATGAAGtggatgatggaggaggtgggagtggtggaggagaggcaagtggtagtggaggagagggtgaaACAAGCAGAAATAACGGTAGTGTGTTGGCTGTAGATGGTGCGGGCATTGCAGTGggaagcagtggtagtggcagtggggGCATAGACATACAGTTTCGGTTTACTTCAATGGACGTATTTGAGGCGTTGGAACACATCCGTGAACGGCGGGAGGAACAACGAATGAGGCAGGACCGCCAACGACCCATGCGGGAGGCAGGCGAGGGCGGTGGTGGGACTGGAGGCagaggcagcggcagcagcagcagcaacagtcccTCGGGTGGATCCAATGGAGAGGCATCTTGGGCTGCCCTTCCACGCCTTAACCACAACATGACTTTCAGTTTGCGAAATAGACGAGAGACAGGGCGTGAGGGTGCCCGGGAGAATGCAGGTGCAGGTCGGACTGCACCCACTGCTGCCCTGGACTCCCAGAATGCCTTCTACATCCGTACAGGATCAGGGAACCACCGGGCCATTGTGCTGCTGCAGCCGGGCCAGAACTACCCCCGATACTACCGCAAGGTGGATCCCAACCACAAGATTGCACGCAACATTCCCCGCCTCACCCACTACATTGAGGAACCCAATGTTGGCCGTGGTTTCATCAAGGAACTGTGCTTCAATGCTGATGGTCGCCTCATTTGCTCCCCGTATTCACACGGTGTGCGTCTCATGATGTTTGACAAAAACTGCTCTGAACTATCCACGTGTGTACAGGATAAGCCACAGACCCTCTATGATGTGTCTACTAGTAACTGTCACTCAAACTGTGTTGTAAGTACCAAGTTCTCTCCCACACATTGCCTTCTAGTCTCTGGCTGCCTTAATGGCAAGATTGTGTGGCACCAGCCAGTTCTTTAGTGTCCTGAGGGGAGAAGTGAGTGTCAAGACAAGTGGTGGTTGTGCATGGCCGCCTCAGCCTGAACTCTGCGGTGTGGGCCTCTCAACCGTTGTGTCATGTGTTGCTCCTTTTGCTGAACACTGCACTTTGTGGGGTGGTGCAGTGAGATGCTGACTTATCAACAGTGTTTGGGGGGGAGAAAGCAGACCCCTTGCTCTGATTGCCTTCTGCCCCCTCTCCCAGAACTTGAAGCTGCCTGGCATTGGTACTTCAGACTTGCAGCAGCAGCTACTtcaccatttttatcttttttaaatgACTTTTAGGTACTTGCTTTCCATCAAGTCTTCCTtgtttgaaagaagaaaaacagtatTGAGCTGAAGCCTCTGTTTTGCTCAAGgtggccagcagcagcagcagtgctcCACCTCCCCATGGACAGGGTGGTGGCTGTGTAAACACTGTGTTGGGCAAGTCAGCCAAGTGTGTGatggttgtgtatgtgtgtcatgCATTTGTGAGTGTAGCCTGTCACTTGGTTGAAAAGAAAGTGGTAACTTTGTTTATTTTAATAGGAACCAGATTTTTTGCATTTGAAGGTTGACAAAATTGCTGTAATTTtacatattattttcatttgcaATGTCTTCATAGTTATTTCTCATGTTAAATTTATTTAGTCCACCATGCATTTTATTTCTGCTCCTCATCACTGAGTGGCTGTGTAACCCCTATTGGGAGGTACATACTGTACCACTGCTGCCttctgtgtgttgtggtggtgtgcttATTAGTGGATTACACTGCCTCTAGGTAACGCTGATagatctattaatagtggtggtgttcgAAAGGTAAGTGTGAAATTCCAAGTATCTTACTAatttgttcattcttttctaaGGATGTCTGCATGTCATTGTTAACATTGTCTCAACTATTTAAGTATTTAATTGTTTTATGCTGTATCTGCAAACATATCCTTAATTGATAGTTTATGgtatctttttttccatattgaATTCCTCTACCTCTCAGTTGATTGTGATGTTCAAGGTGGTTTTAATCCTTTTGATAATGTACACTGGAGTTTTTCTACTTGAATTAGGCCATTAATTATTTGTTGTCCATGAATTGATGAGAATAATTGGGGCAGTAGAGATTATTTATTTGACATGCTTGTAGTATGAATGCAATGACTGATGAAAGTAGTAAGTGTACATATATTGAGAGATGGATAGATCTATTTTAAGTTTAGAAGGGTATAAAAATAGTGGAATGATAGTTGTCAATTGCTTCATCGTCTGCAGAATGGGAAATGGGAAGATACATGGTgacaaggaaaatatatcaaGTTAAAGTAGGTGCTACTActgtgtgaggaggaagaaaaggtgacaGTGTTTGAAGTTGGAGGATAGAGAAGAGTAATGCCAAAAGTGACACTGGGTACGAGACACACTGGATTATACCTACAACCAATACACTATCCAACCCTCACCAaatattactttcttttgttttgcttggCAGGTGATCAATTATTCACttaggtggaaaaaaaaggtgatttaACTTGAACATTTGCTAATGGCAAGCACTCTAATGCAGAGGGTAAAAGACATTGTTTATTCATGCTGCACTCTTAAAGTGATGGAGCATAATTTAATTATCcatatttttttaattctttgggTTTTCGAGGATAAAGTCTAGCCGTCTGACTGTTTTTGTTTCCAACAACAACGTTGGAGTGGATTATGATCATAAGCCAATTACACCAGCGTGTTATACCTGCATGATTTATTGAAGTCTTGTAGGTTGATTCGACTTATGCAAATATGCATGACTGTAgtgcagtggttctcaaacttttaaTGAGCAAGTACCACTTGTAGCTCCTGTACAGTCCCCATGTATTGCCTGGTTACAGAAAACTCAATTCCAGCAAATATAAATTTAGTCACAAATAGAACAAACTAAAGACCTAACAACAAGGAACAACAAAATTTAATGTGAaggatgcatctgtttcttcaccagctgatcgatgccaGGTTATCTCGCGAAAAGCAATATAATTTTTCTGAaactaattaattaaatttaactAAAAATCACATATGATCCCAAAAGTGTtcatgtaccacctggaaggccttTGTATATTACTAGTGGTAAGCTTGCCACAGGTTGGGATCCACTGCTGTAGtgtattctttacattttctctgtGTGACAAATTTCTTTGGATTCCATTGAGTTTTTTGAAGGTCTGGTGATACTCAGACATAAGAAATTGTAAAATGTAGCAGAATTTTTTCAATAATAGTAGGGAACTTCCAGATATCAGGGTTAGGTCTTGACAGCTGACTCATACTGGTGTATTGTGTAGATAATTCACTTTCctatgaataaaatggaaaactttTCATTACAATGTAAAGTATTTCAAAATATGTAACAAATGCATTATAAGTAAAATTTTTGTAGAACTATTATGTAGTGACCATACTGTGAAGGTTGACCAAACTGCTTGTCCCAAGGCAGTCATTGCTGTGCTTGTGTTGTTCTGTCACTGGTTCAGTCTCCAGTTCTTTCATGGCTTATAGCTGTTTCTCAGTGTGACAGAAAGCAATGGTGTGATTCCCTTTGTTAAAGAAGCTGGTTTAGGAACACCGCCAGTAGAGGAAGTCTAAGCAACTGAAGGAATTACAAACTAGCACAAGATTAAACTTTACTGCCAACATGGCCTGGTCTTGATGATTTATTAGGAACACTTATCAGTCTATAGTTCATTACTAGACATGGGCAAGTAGCAATGCATGACAGGCTGTACTGTTTAGTGACCAGTGCACACAGGTAACACTAGAGCTGGAAGGGTACAGTGTGGTAGAAAGTTAAAAACTCAGGTGCCCCTCTTGTTTTGTCTCTAGAGatttgtgattttgttgataTATTCAATTAAACatgttatttcatttatttgtttatatatatatatatatatatatatatatatatatatatatatatatatatatatatatatatatatatatatatatatatatatatatatatatatatatatatatatatatatatatatatatatatatatatatatatatatatatatatatatatata
The window above is part of the Portunus trituberculatus isolate SZX2019 chromosome 38, ASM1759143v1, whole genome shotgun sequence genome. Proteins encoded here:
- the LOC123514742 gene encoding DDB1- and CUL4-associated factor 10-like → MPKVKSGRLYGSCFPEYELRRREAGLRASLGWESGIRRSLYSSMIPCTSWDPRENDPKTGYIGHGGVFNLEFSPDGSHLVAACEQRAVMVFDPLSRRQVHHIPHAHENCVNCIKFLDSRVFASCSDDHNVALWDVRNLKRRIRLLQGHTNWVKNIEYSAQDGILVTSGFDGKILGWDINGYTEESLLPTELFKMQGLMRMRLSPDCSKLVMCTTGGYMVLVHNLSLEHLAQDLQDFKPNMYRLMQLSNTPLPQAAIFTHLFYAQRNRVEFISDFPQSNEAEVIHSLQVHPQGWCILSRNTSMDESSEWSCVHDIQDLGVTVCKDQDEDDAPSHNISYDDVPASTPEPEVQLAASPGRPMGSSSSSSSSSSSSSSSSASVGISGESSSGNGNLHLSVTFSPRMEITLRHSPQDEVDDGGGGSGGGEASGSGGEGETSRNNGSVLAVDGAGIAVGSSGSGSGGIDIQFRFTSMDVFEALEHIRERREEQRMRQDRQRPMREAGEGGGGTGGRGSGSSSSNSPSGGSNGEASWAALPRLNHNMTFSLRNRRETGREGARENAGAGRTAPTAALDSQNAFYIRTGSGNHRAIVLLQPGQNYPRYYRKVDPNHKIARNIPRLTHYIEEPNVGRGFIKELCFNADGRLICSPYSHGVRLMMFDKNCSELSTCVQDKPQTLYDVSTSNCHSNCVVSTKFSPTHCLLVSGCLNGKIVWHQPVL